AGTGCTGAGCCGCCTGAGCCGTATGCTCATGGACGACGAATTCCGGGAAAAATTGATGAACGCCAAGACGGCCGACGAATACCTGGCCGTCATCGACGAGACGGAAACGGCCCAGCTGGCGGCGGAAGCGGAAGAAGAAGCTGCCGAAGCAGAAACGGCTCCGGCTGACGAACCGGCCTCCCCCGCTCCGTCGGACCGGCCCTTCGTCATCGGCGTCACGGCCTGCCCGACGGGCATCGCCCACACCTACATGGCGGCGGAAGCTCTGGAAAGCAAGGGAGCCGCTATGGGCGTCGACATTAAAATCGAAACGAACGGTTCCGGCGGCGTCAAAAACCATCTGACTGCCGAGGATATCGAGCGGGCCGTCGGCGTCATCGTCGCCTGCGACAAGGACGTGCCGACGCAGCGCTTTGCCGGCAAGCCCGTCGTCTTTACGAAGGTCGCCAACGGCATCAAGATTCCGGAAGAACTGATCCAGACTGTCCTCGACGGCAAGGCCCCCATTTTCCACGGCGAAAGCTCGTCGTCCGAGGCCGTATCGCTGGATGCGGCGGAAAAGGAAAGCGCCGGCCGTCAAATCTATAAGCACCTCATGAACGGCGTATCCCACATGCTGCCCTTCGTCATCGGCGGCGGCATCCTCATCGCCCTGGCCTTCCTCTTCGACATGGAACACGCCGGCACGGCCCAATTCGGCACGGGCACGCCTCTGGCGGCCTTCCTGAAAAACATCGGCGGCCTGGCCTTCAGCATGATGATGCCTATCCTGGCCGGCTACATCGCCATGAGCATCGGCGAACGGCCCGCCCTCATGCCGGGCATCGTCGGCGGCTTTTTGGCCACGACAGGCGGCTCGGGCTTTTTCGGGGCCCTCTTTGCCGGGTTCATCGCCGGGTACCTCATCATCCTGCTCAAGAAGGTATTTTCCAACCTGCCCCAGGCCCTGGACGGCACGAAGCCCATCCTGATTTATCCCGTCTTGGGACTCGTCCTCATCGGGGTCATCATGACCTATATCATCAACCCGCCGACGGCCCTGTTCAACACGTGGCTCTTTGACGTCCTGAACAGCATGACTACGACGAGCCGCATCGTCCTCGGCTTTATCCTGGGCGGCATGATGTCCATCGACTTCGGCGGCCCCATCAATAAAGCGGCCTACGTCTTCGGCACGGCCTCCCTCATGAGCGCCTCCGGCGAAGCGATTTCTTCGGGTATCATGGCTTCGGTCATGATCGGCGGCATGGTGCCTCCCATTGCCATTGCCCTGGCTATGCTGCTGTTCAAGCAGAAATTCACGGCGAAGGAACGGCAGTCTACGGTGACGAACTTCATCATGGGATTGTCTTTCATTACGGAAGGGGCTATCCCCTTTGCCGCATCCGACCCGGTGCACATCATTCCGCCCTGCGCCGTCGGCGCGGCCGTCGCCGGGGCCCTGTCCATGCTCTTTCACTGCGCCGTTCCGGCTCCTCACGGCGGCATCTTCGTCTTCGGCGTCGTGACCAATCCGCTCATGTACGTCGCGGCTTTGGCGGCAGGCGTCGTCGTCGCGGCCGTGCTGATGGGAATTGTTCGTAAAAAACAGTCGGCTGATTAATTGCATTCGGCTGTAAAATCAGATACACTTATAGTATGTAATATATTTTCACATAATATAATATTGGGCGCACGCGCCTGCGAAGGAGGAACTACACATGAAAGAATTTACGTTTACTGTCACCGATCCTATGGGTATCCACGCTCGTCCGGCCGGACTCTTGGTCAAGGAAGCCAAAAAATATGAATCGGCTATTACGATGCTCAAAGGCTCCCGCAAGGGCGATTTGAAAAAGATTTTTACCATTATGGCTCTCGGCGTTAAACAGGGCGAAACCGTTACGGTCCAGGTAGAAGGCGCCGACGAAGAAGCAGCCGCCGCGATGGTTGAAACTTTCCTCAAGGAAAACTTCTAATATCTACGACATAAGGGGGATGTATCCATGCTGACGTTAAAAGGGAAAAGCGTCTTTCCCGGCATTACGATCGGGCCGCTGGCGCTGTTCCACCGCAACACGATTTCGACGGCCCAGCGTCCGATTCAGGATGCCGAAGCCGAAGTAGCCCGCTTTCAGGATGCTCGCAAGGTAGCCATTGAACAGCTGAAGGACTTGTATGAAAAAGCCCTGGAAAAAGTAGGCGAAGAACAGGCCGCCGTGTTTGAAGTACACCAGATGATGCTGGACGACGACGATTATATCGACTCTATCGAAGGGCAGATCCGCGATGAAATGCTCAACGCCGAAGCGGCCGTCGACCGGACGGCCCAGCAGTTTGCCGAAATGTTCCGCTCTATGGACGACGCCTACATGCAGGCCCGCGCCGCCGACGTCCTCGACATATCGCGCCGCGTGGAACAGCAGCTGTGCGGCGGACCGGGCGTCGATTTCAGCAAATACGACCACGTCATCATCGCCGCCGACGACCTGGCTCCCAGCGAAACGCTGCAGCTCGACACGGACAAGATCCTGGGCTTCGTGACGTCGGCAGGCAGCACGAATTCCCACACGGCGATTTTGGCCCGTACCCTGGGCATCGCCGCCGTCGTCAGCACGGATACGCCCCTGCATACGGATGTAGACGGCATGATGGCCATTATAGACGGCCTGACCGGCACGGTATACATCAATCCCGACGAAGAAACGCTGCAGGCTATGGAAGCAAAGCAGCGCGAAGAAGCGGACCGCAAGCGCCGTCTGGAAGAAGTGCGGGGCGCGGCGTCGGAAACGAAAGACGGCCGTTCCGTCAAGATCTTCGCCAACATCGGAAATCCCGGCAATATTCCCCAGGTCCTCGACAACGACGCCGAAGGCATCGGCTTGTTCCGCAGCGAATTCCTCTATCTGGAAAACAGCGACTATCCGACGGAAGACCAGCAGTTTGAAGCCTATAAGAAGACGGCCGAAGCGCTGGGCGGCAAGACCGTCGTCATCCGTACCCTCGATATCGGCGCGGACAAGCAGGTCGACTACTTCCAGCTGGATAAGGAAGAAAACCCGGCTATGGGCATGCGGGCCATCCGCATCTGCCTGACCCGTCCGGAACTGTTCAAGACGCAGCTGCGGGCCCTGCTGCGGGCTTCGGCCTTCGGCAAGATTGCCATCATGTTCCCCATGATCATCTCCGTAGACGAAGTGAAGCAGTGCAAGGCTATCCTGGCCGGCGTCCGGGCCGAGCTGGACGCCGAAGGCGTCGCCTACGATAAGGACATGGAAGTCGGCATCATGGTAGAAACGCCGGCGGCGGCTATCATGAGCGACGAGCTGGCGAAGGAAGTAGACTTCTTCAGCATCGGCTCCAACGACCTGACGCAGTACACCCTGGCGATTGACCGCCAGCAGACGAAGCTGGACGCCTTCTTCGACGCTCACCATCCGGCGGTGCTCCGCCTCATTCAGCAGACCGTCGAAAACGGCCATAAGGCCGGCATCTGGGTCGGTATCTGCGGTGAGCTCGGCGCGGATCTGACGCTGACCGAAGCGTTCCTGCGCATGGGCGTCGACGAATTATCCGTCAGCCCTCCCCTGGTGCTTCCCCTGCGGGAAAAGGTACGCTCCCTTGATTTGAGGAAATAACTTGCAGATAATAAAAAGGTAATTCCCAAGTATGCGATTTGGGAATTACTTTTTTTATGCTATCTATTGCATTTTTACTAATAAATGTTGTATAATTTTGCTTAATTAATTCATATGTATTTGAGATTACTAAGGGGATGAACGATATGAAATTTACAAAATACGTTGTTACAGCCTTGGCCGGCATGATGGCCGCGTCGATGATTGCCGGCTGCGGCGGCCAGGACAAGGCGGCTGCCGAAAAGAAGGAACCGCTCCGCGTCGCGACCAACGCCACCTTTGTGCCCTTTGAGTTTAAGGACGACGCCAATCCCGAAGATTACAAGGGCTTTGAAATGGATTTGATCAAGGCCGTCGGCAAGGAACTGGGCCGGGAAGTCCAGATTAACAACCTTCCCTTCTCCGGCATCATTCCGGTCATCCAGC
This region of Megasphaera stantonii genomic DNA includes:
- a CDS encoding PTS fructose transporter subunit IIABC, translated to MRIVDLLKKESIDLQAVVADKGAAIDHLVSLMDKGGNVTDLEGYRKAVLAREAEGSTGIGEGIAIPHAKTDAVSAPGLASMIVRSGVEYESLDDEPAFLFFLIAAPAGGANVHLEVLSRLSRMLMDDEFREKLMNAKTADEYLAVIDETETAQLAAEAEEEAAEAETAPADEPASPAPSDRPFVIGVTACPTGIAHTYMAAEALESKGAAMGVDIKIETNGSGGVKNHLTAEDIERAVGVIVACDKDVPTQRFAGKPVVFTKVANGIKIPEELIQTVLDGKAPIFHGESSSSEAVSLDAAEKESAGRQIYKHLMNGVSHMLPFVIGGGILIALAFLFDMEHAGTAQFGTGTPLAAFLKNIGGLAFSMMMPILAGYIAMSIGERPALMPGIVGGFLATTGGSGFFGALFAGFIAGYLIILLKKVFSNLPQALDGTKPILIYPVLGLVLIGVIMTYIINPPTALFNTWLFDVLNSMTTTSRIVLGFILGGMMSIDFGGPINKAAYVFGTASLMSASGEAISSGIMASVMIGGMVPPIAIALAMLLFKQKFTAKERQSTVTNFIMGLSFITEGAIPFAASDPVHIIPPCAVGAAVAGALSMLFHCAVPAPHGGIFVFGVVTNPLMYVAALAAGVVVAAVLMGIVRKKQSAD
- a CDS encoding HPr family phosphocarrier protein encodes the protein MKEFTFTVTDPMGIHARPAGLLVKEAKKYESAITMLKGSRKGDLKKIFTIMALGVKQGETVTVQVEGADEEAAAAMVETFLKENF
- the ptsP gene encoding phosphoenolpyruvate--protein phosphotransferase, whose protein sequence is MLTLKGKSVFPGITIGPLALFHRNTISTAQRPIQDAEAEVARFQDARKVAIEQLKDLYEKALEKVGEEQAAVFEVHQMMLDDDDYIDSIEGQIRDEMLNAEAAVDRTAQQFAEMFRSMDDAYMQARAADVLDISRRVEQQLCGGPGVDFSKYDHVIIAADDLAPSETLQLDTDKILGFVTSAGSTNSHTAILARTLGIAAVVSTDTPLHTDVDGMMAIIDGLTGTVYINPDEETLQAMEAKQREEADRKRRLEEVRGAASETKDGRSVKIFANIGNPGNIPQVLDNDAEGIGLFRSEFLYLENSDYPTEDQQFEAYKKTAEALGGKTVVIRTLDIGADKQVDYFQLDKEENPAMGMRAIRICLTRPELFKTQLRALLRASAFGKIAIMFPMIISVDEVKQCKAILAGVRAELDAEGVAYDKDMEVGIMVETPAAAIMSDELAKEVDFFSIGSNDLTQYTLAIDRQQTKLDAFFDAHHPAVLRLIQQTVENGHKAGIWVGICGELGADLTLTEAFLRMGVDELSVSPPLVLPLREKVRSLDLRK